The following are encoded together in the Proteiniphilum saccharofermentans genome:
- a CDS encoding alpha-L-rhamnosidase-related protein, which translates to MINQVNQIFLCSFLFLSLFPVSFAQPASHWVSYPSANQTAYGVYHFRKSFELDKVPDKMVIHVSADNRYNLFVNGKRVCYGPAKGDLKTYKYDIIDIAPFLHIGENLLAALVFNGGDDKPMAFISVQTAFMLRVENSNFSELNTNSNWKVYKNPAYRVISYHEMLFKERWFYGFYACGGGDEIFAEKYPWGWETTGFDDSGWIAAEPLLFDKQPPWNLVPRNIAFMDDHLAYPAKIRKVNNVNIPVGKWDGTSSLTIPANTSANILIDFEVLTMGYPELTVHGGAGSRIQVKYAEALYEAVHLKAHRDSVNNLNMFGVWDIFHADGGECMFRPLWKRCFRYVQFNVETKNEPLEIGSYILEYSGYPYPEMATFESDNEKLNEIFEMSQRTLRMCSGETYYDTPFYEQLSYGGDNRPIAAISTYNSTDDRLLREVLRLYPQSENKETGLFKSAYPSRFDFDMGTWSMGWVQTLLDYYLMRGDSAFVLQFTDNIEGVLRFYERHLDERTGLIGVVKNQNFVDWSITKGSLVRRNENGEARQSGLLTLYYAHTLDCVSRLYQETGLTSRSAHWKELSGKIKAAVYTNCWDEQKQLFRDYADKEIFSQHTNIMAILCDLVPPSAQTELLHRILQFESFEEMASSYFSFFLFKAMEKTGNEHLYLDNLDFWYNFIDRGHTTCGETGFASHDRSDCHAWSAHPAYFLLSSVCGIKPADIGFKTVKIEPHLGELKSLKADMPHPTGRIKVEYQLTKKGLQTLIVLPQGMSGSFRFKGAERILTEGENRFIL; encoded by the coding sequence ATGATTAATCAGGTAAATCAAATATTTCTATGTAGTTTCCTGTTTTTATCCTTATTCCCGGTGAGTTTCGCTCAACCAGCGTCGCATTGGGTATCCTACCCTTCTGCCAATCAAACAGCATACGGAGTATACCATTTCCGAAAAAGCTTTGAACTGGATAAAGTCCCCGACAAAATGGTTATCCACGTTTCAGCCGATAACAGGTATAATCTTTTTGTGAATGGCAAACGGGTTTGTTACGGACCGGCAAAAGGTGATCTTAAGACTTATAAGTACGATATAATTGATATCGCTCCATTCCTACATATCGGCGAAAACCTTCTGGCAGCACTTGTTTTTAATGGAGGCGATGATAAACCTATGGCATTTATTTCGGTACAAACGGCTTTTATGTTGCGTGTGGAAAACAGCAATTTTAGTGAATTGAATACTAACAGTAACTGGAAAGTCTATAAAAATCCTGCGTATCGGGTGATTTCCTATCATGAGATGTTATTTAAAGAACGGTGGTTTTATGGGTTTTATGCCTGTGGCGGCGGTGACGAGATCTTTGCCGAAAAATATCCATGGGGTTGGGAAACAACAGGATTTGACGACAGCGGTTGGATTGCTGCTGAACCATTGCTGTTTGACAAGCAACCGCCCTGGAACCTTGTTCCAAGAAACATCGCATTTATGGATGACCATTTGGCCTATCCCGCCAAAATCCGAAAGGTGAACAACGTCAATATCCCTGTTGGTAAATGGGACGGAACATCAAGTTTAACCATTCCTGCCAATACCAGTGCCAACATTTTAATCGATTTTGAGGTGCTGACTATGGGATATCCCGAACTGACTGTACATGGTGGTGCGGGTAGCCGCATTCAGGTAAAATATGCAGAGGCGCTATATGAAGCGGTTCACCTGAAGGCCCATCGTGACTCGGTGAATAATCTGAATATGTTTGGCGTATGGGATATTTTTCATGCAGATGGAGGAGAATGTATGTTCCGGCCGTTGTGGAAGCGATGCTTTCGCTACGTCCAGTTCAATGTGGAAACCAAAAACGAACCGTTAGAAATCGGTTCATATATTCTTGAATATTCAGGGTATCCCTATCCAGAAATGGCAACCTTTGAAAGTGACAATGAAAAGCTGAACGAAATTTTTGAGATGAGCCAACGTACGTTGCGTATGTGTTCGGGAGAAACTTATTACGATACACCGTTTTACGAACAGTTGAGTTATGGAGGGGACAACCGGCCTATTGCAGCCATTTCAACCTACAATTCTACCGATGACCGGCTTCTACGTGAAGTTTTAAGGCTTTACCCTCAGTCGGAAAACAAAGAAACTGGTTTGTTCAAGTCGGCTTATCCTTCCCGCTTCGATTTTGATATGGGAACATGGTCTATGGGATGGGTGCAAACACTGCTTGATTATTACCTGATGCGGGGTGATTCTGCTTTTGTCCTGCAGTTTACCGATAACATAGAAGGGGTATTGCGGTTTTATGAACGTCACCTCGACGAACGTACCGGATTGATCGGCGTAGTAAAAAATCAAAACTTCGTCGACTGGAGTATTACAAAAGGGAGTTTAGTACGCCGTAATGAAAATGGTGAAGCAAGACAGTCTGGTTTGCTCACCCTTTATTATGCCCATACGCTCGACTGTGTCTCCAGACTTTATCAGGAAACAGGATTGACAAGCCGTTCGGCGCATTGGAAAGAGCTTTCCGGAAAAATAAAGGCAGCAGTGTACACCAATTGCTGGGATGAACAGAAGCAACTCTTCCGCGATTATGCTGATAAGGAGATTTTCTCGCAACATACCAACATTATGGCTATTTTATGCGATTTAGTACCGCCATCAGCGCAAACTGAGTTGCTACACCGTATTTTACAGTTTGAAAGTTTCGAAGAGATGGCCAGTTCCTATTTCTCCTTTTTCCTGTTTAAAGCCATGGAAAAAACCGGGAACGAACATCTTTATCTCGATAACCTGGATTTCTGGTATAATTTTATCGATCGGGGTCATACAACCTGTGGCGAAACCGGGTTTGCTTCACACGACCGCTCCGATTGCCATGCCTGGAGCGCCCATCCGGCCTACTTCCTACTGAGTTCAGTGTGCGGGATAAAACCGGCCGATATTGGTTTTAAAACAGTAAAAATCGAACCACATCTGGGGGAACTCAAAAGTTTAAAAGCCGATATGCCTCATCCAACCGGTCGTATCAAAGTGGAGTATCAACTCACAAAAAAAGGATTGCAGACCCTTATTGTTTTGCCTCAGGGTATGTCGGGCTCATTCAGATTTAAAGGAGCAGAAAGAATATTGACTGAAGGCGAGAATAGGTTTATTTTGTGA
- a CDS encoding DoxX family membrane protein — MAKVQPFTNLQLSALVILRFLAGWHLLYEGVSKLLNPGWSAAGFLGESQWIMSGISNWIVSNNNVLNAVDFLNTWGLIAIGLGLILGLFTSFAAFSGAILLFIYYFNNAPIVGIEYTIPSEGNNLLVNKTLIEAMSLFVLAVFPTGSIIGLDVFINRLKIRK; from the coding sequence ATGGCAAAAGTACAACCATTTACAAATCTACAATTAAGCGCATTGGTTATTTTACGATTTCTCGCTGGCTGGCACTTACTTTATGAAGGAGTCTCTAAACTGCTTAATCCCGGCTGGTCCGCTGCTGGCTTTCTCGGGGAATCTCAATGGATCATGTCTGGAATTTCCAATTGGATTGTCTCGAATAACAATGTATTGAATGCGGTAGATTTTTTAAATACATGGGGGCTTATCGCGATCGGATTGGGATTGATCCTGGGATTGTTCACAAGTTTTGCCGCATTTTCGGGAGCAATCCTTTTGTTCATATATTACTTCAATAATGCCCCAATCGTTGGTATAGAATACACGATTCCCTCAGAAGGAAATAATCTTCTTGTCAACAAAACCCTCATTGAAGCCATGTCACTTTTTGTTCTGGCCGTTTTTCCTACCGGTTCAATTATTGGCCTGGATGTCTTTATTAATCGTTTAAAAATTAGAAAATGA
- a CDS encoding Gfo/Idh/MocA family protein produces MNTRKEKPHPDEDKNILSRRSALKALAGIPVLGLFGYELFDKISWDKKKQSRLIKELGLEDIHIQQKVPAVSKGDLIRIGIIGFGNRANALANGLGFMHPETVESYTKSGRLKNWLEQENLNVAITGICDVFDMNAERGLVTAGNELLAGGAKPSGLKVKRYRTYREMLDDDSIDAVVIATPDHHHARMTTDAVKAGKHVFCEKSIALHEDELQEVYHTVKNSDRVFQLGHQITKNVVFQQAKEIIKRGILGKIALVETTTNRNSAEGAWIRHLDEYGNPKPGSLKTIDWEQWLGDCPKVPFTIDRFYNWTKFFDYDTGMLGQLFTHEFDAVNQLLNIGIPKSAVSSGGIYFWKDNREIPDQIQSVFEYPDKELTLMYSGCLANSRQRGRYFMGPDASMELSGTLTITADNDSVKYKKQLEAGLFNANSPMIHVSPGSGEIDAISTATEKYYASRGLTTTKINGKEIDVTHLHLKEWIDCIRNGGETSSNIERAYEEGITVLMAHKSYVEKRRVEWDPVRNKII; encoded by the coding sequence ATGAATACAAGAAAAGAGAAACCTCATCCCGATGAAGATAAAAACATCCTCTCGCGCAGAAGTGCATTGAAAGCATTGGCAGGGATACCGGTTTTGGGATTATTCGGATATGAACTGTTTGATAAAATAAGCTGGGACAAAAAAAAACAGTCCCGGTTAATTAAAGAATTGGGACTTGAAGACATCCATATCCAACAAAAAGTCCCTGCCGTTTCAAAAGGTGATCTGATCCGGATTGGAATAATAGGCTTTGGAAACAGGGCGAATGCACTTGCCAACGGACTCGGGTTTATGCATCCCGAAACAGTGGAAAGCTATACAAAAAGCGGCAGGTTAAAAAACTGGCTGGAACAGGAAAATTTAAATGTGGCAATCACCGGAATCTGCGATGTGTTTGATATGAATGCAGAAAGAGGATTGGTTACAGCCGGAAACGAACTTTTAGCAGGCGGAGCCAAACCGTCGGGATTAAAGGTCAAACGATACCGGACTTACCGGGAGATGTTGGATGATGATTCTATCGATGCAGTGGTTATTGCCACACCCGACCATCATCATGCCCGCATGACCACGGATGCGGTAAAGGCAGGAAAACATGTCTTTTGTGAAAAAAGTATTGCATTACACGAAGATGAATTACAGGAAGTATATCATACGGTAAAAAACAGCGACCGCGTATTCCAGCTTGGCCACCAGATTACCAAGAATGTTGTTTTTCAGCAAGCGAAGGAGATTATCAAAAGAGGAATTCTCGGGAAAATTGCTTTGGTTGAGACCACTACAAACCGAAATAGTGCCGAGGGAGCCTGGATCAGACACCTGGACGAATATGGCAACCCGAAACCGGGAAGCCTAAAGACAATTGACTGGGAACAATGGTTGGGTGACTGTCCGAAAGTCCCTTTTACAATTGATCGGTTTTATAATTGGACAAAGTTTTTTGATTACGACACCGGGATGTTAGGACAACTTTTTACACATGAATTCGATGCAGTAAACCAGTTGCTTAATATTGGAATCCCAAAATCGGCGGTTTCCTCCGGCGGTATTTATTTTTGGAAGGATAACCGGGAAATACCCGATCAAATCCAGTCCGTTTTTGAATATCCCGATAAAGAGCTGACTTTAATGTACAGCGGTTGCCTTGCTAACAGCCGACAGCGGGGACGTTATTTTATGGGACCCGACGCATCCATGGAGTTAAGTGGAACATTAACCATTACAGCAGACAACGACTCTGTAAAATATAAAAAACAACTTGAAGCCGGACTTTTCAATGCAAACAGTCCCATGATTCACGTGAGTCCAGGATCGGGAGAAATTGATGCTATATCAACCGCAACCGAAAAGTATTATGCCTCAAGAGGCCTCACCACCACCAAAATAAACGGAAAGGAAATTGATGTCACACACCTGCATCTCAAGGAGTGGATCGATTGTATCCGCAACGGCGGAGAGACCAGCAGCAATATCGAACGTGCATATGAAGAAGGTATAACCGTATTGATGGCACATAAATCGTATGTGGAAAAAAGAAGGGTTGAATGGGATCCGGTAAGGAATAAAATTATATAA
- a CDS encoding transposase, with protein sequence MDRTSILNQYRGICSDVPGELTTKLNKSFKSFLMETLILYLVIPGRINFLQLGRYGKSCEQRFRQNFSKDFDWLEFNLSLSDRVLTGDRKAIAIDPSYITKSGKNTPWIGYFWSGAAGQAKRGLEILGVGLIDVDNKDCISLQAVQTPDRQTLESRDANLIDWYLLVIKSMREKLYRASRHVVADAYFAKNNFVTGLQEMKFDLVSRFRDDAALYYPTLQKPTGKKGRPKLYDGKIDMANLDTTRVQKINIDNGDLYTLVAYSKSLKRMVRLVVWYSKDGKKPKLFFSTNPEMSGKDVIEFYRTRFQIEFCFRDAKGFTGLMQSQARDVAKLSFNFNASLTSINLAKVLAKEKGIPFSMASCKTMIHNAYLLERFICVSGIKPNRRLNDKLVKELVEFAAIAA encoded by the coding sequence ATGGATAGAACCAGCATACTTAACCAATATAGAGGTATCTGTAGTGATGTTCCTGGTGAACTAACTACGAAGTTAAACAAAAGTTTCAAATCATTCCTTATGGAGACGCTTATTTTGTATCTGGTCATTCCCGGCAGGATTAATTTCCTACAATTGGGGAGATATGGCAAGTCGTGTGAACAGCGATTTCGCCAGAACTTCTCGAAGGATTTTGATTGGCTGGAGTTTAACTTGTCCTTGTCTGATAGGGTATTAACCGGAGATCGCAAGGCAATTGCCATTGATCCCAGTTATATAACCAAATCAGGAAAGAATACCCCTTGGATTGGTTACTTCTGGTCGGGTGCAGCCGGTCAGGCGAAAAGAGGATTGGAAATCCTGGGAGTGGGCCTTATAGACGTCGACAACAAGGATTGCATCAGTCTACAGGCCGTTCAGACTCCGGACCGTCAAACCCTGGAGAGTCGTGATGCCAACCTGATTGACTGGTACCTGCTGGTCATTAAATCGATGCGGGAGAAACTCTATCGGGCAAGCCGTCACGTGGTTGCCGATGCCTACTTCGCAAAGAACAACTTCGTTACGGGTCTGCAAGAGATGAAGTTTGATCTGGTCAGCCGCTTCAGGGATGACGCCGCACTTTATTATCCAACACTGCAGAAACCGACAGGCAAGAAAGGCAGGCCTAAACTCTACGACGGAAAGATTGACATGGCCAACCTGGATACAACCAGAGTGCAAAAGATCAATATTGATAACGGTGATCTCTACACCTTGGTAGCCTATTCCAAATCACTTAAACGGATGGTCAGGCTTGTCGTCTGGTATTCCAAGGATGGGAAAAAACCAAAACTGTTCTTCTCTACCAATCCTGAGATGAGTGGAAAAGATGTTATAGAATTTTACCGCACCCGTTTTCAGATCGAGTTTTGCTTCAGGGATGCCAAAGGCTTCACAGGACTGATGCAATCGCAGGCAAGGGACGTAGCAAAGCTATCGTTCAACTTTAATGCGTCTCTTACCTCAATAAACCTGGCAAAGGTGCTGGCAAAGGAGAAAGGCATCCCCTTTTCGATGGCATCATGTAAAACAATGATACACAATGCCTACCTGCTTGAGCGATTTATTTGCGTGTCTGGCATAAAACCGAACAGAAGATTAAATGATAAACTTGTTAAAGAACTCGTGGAGTTTGCAGCCATTGCTGCATGA